From Alienimonas californiensis, a single genomic window includes:
- the cmk gene encoding (d)CMP kinase — translation MIITLDGPAGSGKSSVARRLADELGFRFLNTGAMYRAVGLLCERAGTDLGDADACGRTAAAARLAQDGDRLSVDGEDWTELVRTPAAGAAASAVAVHPPVRAALVALQRAVGEAGDTVTEGRDQGTVVFPDAALKVFLTADAEARAERRRLELLAAGRDVPLAEVLAEVTGRDDKDERRAAAPLKPAADAVRYDTTGKPLEAVVADLVALARERGA, via the coding sequence ATGATCATCACCCTCGACGGCCCGGCCGGGTCCGGCAAAAGCAGCGTCGCCCGCCGGTTGGCCGACGAATTGGGGTTCCGGTTCCTCAACACCGGGGCGATGTACCGGGCGGTCGGACTGCTGTGCGAGCGGGCCGGCACGGACCTCGGCGACGCGGACGCCTGCGGCCGCACGGCGGCGGCGGCCCGGCTGGCGCAGGACGGGGACCGGCTGTCCGTCGACGGCGAGGACTGGACCGAACTGGTCCGCACCCCCGCCGCCGGCGCCGCCGCCAGCGCCGTGGCGGTGCATCCCCCCGTGCGGGCGGCGCTGGTCGCCCTGCAGCGGGCGGTCGGCGAGGCGGGCGACACCGTTACCGAGGGCCGCGATCAGGGCACCGTCGTGTTCCCGGATGCGGCCCTCAAGGTCTTCCTCACCGCGGACGCCGAGGCCCGGGCGGAGCGGCGTCGGTTGGAACTGCTTGCCGCCGGCCGGGACGTGCCCCTCGCCGAGGTGCTGGCGGAGGTGACCGGCCGGGACGATAAGGACGAACGCCGGGCCGCCGCCCCGCTGAAGCCGGCCGCGGACGCCGTCCGCTACGACACGACCGGCAAACCGCTGGAGGCGGTCGTGGCGGATCTGGTCGCCCTGGCCCGCGAGCGCGGTGCCTGA